The following proteins are encoded in a genomic region of Dokdonia donghaensis DSW-1:
- a CDS encoding NTP transferase domain-containing protein produces the protein MKTIILAAGIGSRLGNPYPKALTPLKNGKSIMEMMVESLSSYFSINDLLTVVGFKKNSIMERFPDITYIYNPYFDTTNTSKSLLCALKKCRDESVLWLNGDVVFDPLLLNELVPHIEKDQSFVAVNTCSVADEEVKYTLEDGYIQNLSKEVINGLGEAVGINYISAKDVPLFIKELEACEAQDYFEKGLEVMIAKHQTKIQAVDISKFNCMEVDFKEDLEHVNSFL, from the coding sequence GTGAAAACAATCATTCTCGCAGCTGGCATAGGCTCACGCCTAGGCAATCCCTACCCTAAAGCACTTACCCCTCTCAAGAATGGAAAAAGCATTATGGAAATGATGGTAGAGAGCTTATCATCTTATTTTTCTATAAATGACTTATTAACCGTAGTAGGCTTTAAGAAGAATAGTATTATGGAACGTTTTCCAGACATTACGTATATCTACAATCCATATTTTGACACGACAAATACCTCTAAGAGTCTTTTATGCGCGCTTAAAAAATGTCGTGATGAATCTGTATTGTGGTTAAATGGAGATGTGGTTTTTGACCCATTACTACTTAACGAGCTTGTACCACATATAGAAAAAGATCAAAGTTTTGTAGCGGTAAACACCTGCTCTGTAGCAGATGAGGAGGTAAAGTATACTCTTGAAGATGGGTATATACAAAATCTCTCAAAAGAAGTAATAAATGGTCTGGGAGAAGCTGTAGGTATAAATTACATCTCTGCAAAAGATGTTCCTCTTTTTATAAAAGAACTAGAAGCCTGTGAAGCACAAGACTATTTTGAAAAAGGACTAGAGGTTATGATTGCCAAGCATCAAACTAAAATACAGGCGGTAGACATCTCGAAATTCAACTGTATGGAGGTAGATTTTAAAGAAGATCTAGAACACGTAAATAGTTTTTTATAA
- a CDS encoding CDP-glycerol--glycerophosphate glycerophosphotransferase, with the protein MKVILFCQNAYAFGIMQTIREELAQSGDQVLWFIMPKLLDVFPFHNDAVTTSIKELIAFNTDAIICPGNEVPYYLRGLKVQIFHGLAGEKKGHFRIRDYFDLYLTQGPYFTEGFNKLKKKHNNISVIETGWPKLDSYQKIKDDTSAYKLEILDRHNASNIILYAPTFSPSLTSAHVLKKEIETLASHREYVIHIKFHDLMNPELISYYKDLAARYDTIYFIEEKDIVKQLVLADLLISDTSSVIYEFLLLDKPVITLNNISDAIRWENIRNPKDLIPSILKIRTQDNFALERASIIAQYHPYTDGKSSARVVAAIKEYISQHGVPEKRKISWLRRRKINKLFDRKS; encoded by the coding sequence ATGAAAGTGATTCTCTTCTGTCAAAACGCATATGCCTTTGGGATTATGCAAACCATAAGAGAAGAACTTGCTCAAAGTGGAGACCAAGTACTATGGTTCATAATGCCAAAACTTCTTGATGTATTTCCTTTTCATAATGATGCTGTAACTACGAGCATAAAAGAATTAATAGCCTTTAACACTGACGCTATAATTTGTCCTGGTAATGAAGTACCTTATTACTTGCGTGGTCTTAAGGTGCAAATCTTTCACGGACTTGCTGGAGAAAAAAAAGGGCACTTTAGAATACGTGATTACTTTGATCTTTACCTTACCCAAGGCCCTTATTTTACAGAAGGTTTTAATAAGCTCAAGAAAAAGCACAACAATATATCTGTAATAGAAACTGGCTGGCCCAAGCTAGATAGCTATCAGAAAATCAAAGATGATACTTCTGCATACAAGCTAGAAATACTGGATCGCCACAATGCTAGTAACATCATTCTCTATGCGCCTACATTTTCTCCATCACTCACCTCTGCCCACGTTTTAAAGAAAGAAATTGAGACGCTCGCATCGCATAGGGAGTATGTGATACATATTAAATTTCACGATTTAATGAATCCAGAGCTTATTTCTTACTACAAAGATCTAGCAGCGCGTTATGATACTATTTATTTTATAGAAGAAAAGGATATCGTAAAACAACTTGTCCTGGCAGATCTCTTAATAAGTGACACCTCTTCTGTGATATACGAATTTTTACTTTTAGACAAGCCGGTTATCACTCTCAACAATATTTCGGATGCTATACGGTGGGAAAATATCAGAAATCCAAAAGATTTAATTCCTAGTATCTTAAAAATACGTACTCAAGATAATTTTGCCTTAGAGCGTGCAAGTATTATAGCTCAATATCATCCTTATACAGATGGAAAATCATCGGCAAGAGTAGTAGCTGCAATTAAGGAGTATATTTCTCAGCACGGTGTGCCAGAAAAACGTAAAATTTCTTGGCTACGAAGACGTAAGATTAATAAATTATTTGATAGAAAGTCTTAG
- the rpsA gene encoding 30S ribosomal protein S1: MAEETKNPEVQEEAAVAAPKVELSPAQENPEQFLKDFNWEKYEEGIDTVDDKQLEEFEALVESNFVDTLDDDVVEGTVITITDRDAIIDINAKSEGVISLNEFRYNPDLKVGDKVEVLIDVREDATGQLILSHRKARVIKAWDRVNAAHDEGTIVNGFVKARTKGGMIVDVFGIEAFLPGSQIDVKPIRDYDQYVNKTMEFKVVKINHEFKNVVVSHKALIEADIEEQKKEIIGQLEKGQVLEGVVKNITSYGVFVDLGGVDGLVHITDLSWSRINHPNEIVELDQKLNVVILDFDEDKTRIQLGLKQLSKHPWEALGDELKVGDNVKGKVVVIADYGAFIEVEEGVEGLIHVSEMSWSTHLRSAQDFVKVGDVVDAQILTLDREDRKMSLGIKQLTQDPWTDITSKYPVGSRHEGIVRNFTNFGVFLELEEGIDGLIYISDLSWTKKVKHPSEFCEVGDKLEVVVLELDVDGRKLSLGHKQIEANPWDKYEDEFKVGTTHTAAITEIVDKGATIDFNEDITAFVPTRHLEKEDGTKLGKGEEAEFQIIEFNKDFKRVVASHMVIHKEEEAKIVKQAAKKAKAQADESKPTLGDANDALAALKKKMEGGE, translated from the coding sequence ATGGCTGAAGAAACAAAAAATCCTGAAGTTCAGGAAGAAGCTGCAGTAGCAGCACCAAAAGTTGAGCTATCTCCAGCTCAAGAAAACCCAGAGCAATTTCTTAAAGACTTTAACTGGGAGAAGTACGAAGAAGGAATCGACACAGTAGATGACAAGCAGCTTGAAGAGTTTGAAGCACTTGTAGAAAGCAACTTTGTAGACACTCTTGATGACGACGTAGTAGAAGGAACAGTAATTACTATTACTGATCGTGATGCGATTATCGACATTAACGCAAAGTCTGAAGGTGTAATTTCTCTTAACGAGTTTCGTTACAATCCAGACCTTAAAGTAGGTGATAAAGTAGAAGTACTTATCGATGTACGTGAGGATGCAACTGGGCAATTGATATTATCACACCGTAAGGCACGTGTCATCAAAGCTTGGGATCGCGTTAACGCTGCACACGATGAGGGAACTATCGTAAACGGATTTGTAAAAGCACGTACTAAAGGAGGTATGATCGTAGATGTTTTCGGTATCGAAGCATTCTTACCAGGATCACAGATTGATGTGAAGCCTATACGTGATTACGATCAGTATGTAAATAAAACTATGGAATTCAAGGTTGTAAAAATCAACCACGAGTTTAAAAACGTTGTAGTATCTCACAAAGCGCTTATCGAAGCAGATATCGAAGAGCAGAAGAAGGAGATCATCGGGCAGCTTGAGAAAGGACAAGTACTTGAAGGTGTTGTTAAAAACATTACTTCTTACGGTGTATTTGTTGATCTTGGAGGTGTTGATGGACTGGTACACATTACAGACCTTTCTTGGTCACGTATCAACCACCCGAATGAAATCGTTGAGCTTGATCAGAAACTAAACGTAGTAATCCTTGACTTTGATGAGGATAAAACACGTATCCAGTTAGGTCTTAAGCAACTTTCTAAGCATCCTTGGGAAGCTTTAGGAGACGAGCTTAAAGTAGGAGATAACGTAAAAGGTAAGGTAGTTGTAATCGCAGATTACGGTGCATTTATCGAAGTAGAAGAAGGAGTAGAAGGTCTTATACACGTATCTGAAATGTCTTGGTCTACACACTTACGTAGCGCTCAAGACTTTGTAAAAGTAGGAGACGTAGTAGATGCACAAATTCTTACACTAGATCGTGAAGATCGTAAGATGAGCCTAGGTATCAAGCAACTTACGCAAGATCCTTGGACAGATATTACTTCTAAGTATCCAGTAGGGTCACGTCACGAGGGTATCGTACGTAACTTTACAAACTTTGGAGTGTTCTTAGAACTAGAAGAAGGAATTGATGGATTAATTTACATCTCAGATCTTTCTTGGACTAAGAAAGTGAAGCACCCATCAGAATTCTGTGAGGTAGGAGATAAGCTAGAAGTAGTGGTTCTTGAACTTGACGTAGATGGACGTAAACTTTCATTAGGACACAAACAGATCGAGGCAAACCCTTGGGATAAGTATGAAGATGAGTTTAAAGTAGGTACAACACACACAGCTGCTATCACAGAGATAGTAGACAAAGGTGCTACAATAGACTTTAATGAAGATATCACTGCATTTGTTCCTACACGTCACCTTGAGAAAGAAGACGGTACAAAACTAGGAAAAGGAGAAGAGGCTGAATTCCAGATTATAGAATTCAACAAAGACTTCAAGCGTGTAGTAGCTTCACATATGGTAATCCATAAAGAAGAAGAAGCAAAAATCGTTAAACAAGCAGCTAAGAAAGCTAAAGCTCAAGCAGATGAGTCTAAGCCTACACTAGGTGATGCAAACGATGCTCTTGCAGCTCTTAAAAAGAAAATGGAAGGAGGAGAGTAA
- a CDS encoding 4a-hydroxytetrahydrobiopterin dehydratase, whose amino-acid sequence MKLTNDQIKNRLEDFPDWEFDDNAIHTTIEFENFREVFATMTRIAFECEKMDHHPTWTNTYNELEITLNTHDANGVTEKDFDLAAAIDDILGA is encoded by the coding sequence ATGAAACTTACAAACGATCAGATTAAAAACAGATTAGAAGATTTTCCAGATTGGGAGTTTGATGATAACGCCATCCATACCACAATAGAGTTTGAAAACTTTAGAGAAGTATTTGCAACGATGACACGCATCGCTTTTGAGTGTGAAAAAATGGACCACCACCCTACTTGGACTAATACGTATAATGAGCTGGAAATAACGCTCAACACACACGATGCAAATGGTGTGACAGAAAAAGATTTTGATCTTGCAGCGGCAATAGACGATATTTTGGGCGCTTAA
- a CDS encoding YebC/PmpR family DNA-binding transcriptional regulator, producing MGRAFEFRKARKMKRWSAMSKAFTRIGKDIVMAVKEGGPDPDSNSRLRAVIQNAKAVNMPKDNVERAIKRASDKSQGDYKEVIFEGYAQHGIAILVETATDNNTRTVANVRAAFNKCDGNLGTSGSVVFMFDHTCTFRVNAEGQDVDEIELEFIDFGAEEVFQDEDGIHIYAPFESFGAIQSALEEKGIEILESGFDRIPQVTKTLTPEQEADVNKLIDKLEEDDDVQNVFSTMQANEVEE from the coding sequence ATGGGAAGAGCATTTGAGTTTAGAAAAGCACGTAAAATGAAGCGCTGGAGCGCAATGTCTAAAGCCTTTACACGTATAGGTAAAGATATCGTAATGGCGGTAAAAGAAGGAGGACCAGATCCAGACTCAAACTCAAGGCTACGTGCCGTAATACAAAATGCTAAGGCAGTAAATATGCCTAAGGATAATGTAGAGCGTGCAATAAAGCGTGCCTCAGATAAGAGTCAAGGCGATTATAAGGAGGTAATCTTTGAAGGCTACGCTCAGCACGGTATTGCAATACTTGTAGAAACCGCTACAGATAATAATACTCGTACGGTAGCAAATGTGCGTGCAGCGTTTAATAAATGTGATGGTAACTTAGGTACTTCTGGATCTGTTGTATTTATGTTTGATCACACGTGTACCTTTAGAGTAAATGCAGAGGGACAAGATGTAGATGAGATAGAACTTGAGTTTATAGACTTTGGCGCCGAGGAGGTTTTTCAAGACGAAGATGGTATACACATCTATGCCCCTTTTGAGAGCTTTGGGGCGATACAAAGCGCTCTAGAAGAAAAGGGTATTGAGATACTAGAATCTGGTTTTGACCGTATACCTCAGGTTACAAAAACACTCACACCAGAACAAGAGGCAGATGTAAATAAGCTTATAGACAAGCTAGAAGAAGATGATGATGTACAGAATGTCTTTTCAACAATGCAAGCAAACGAGGTAGAAGAATAA
- a CDS encoding DUF4345 domain-containing protein: MSKLPKQAHLILSASIVIVMAFVYGANPSVILFDIFGFKVQDLELKNIFRAIMGVYLALGVYWLYGVVKPMHWERATLFNVLFMGGLTAGRLISTLLDGWSPQYGLGMIGEAILTVWGLWNLNYYTQKNLRSRS, translated from the coding sequence ATGTCAAAACTTCCTAAACAAGCCCACCTTATACTCTCTGCGAGCATAGTAATCGTGATGGCATTTGTTTATGGAGCAAACCCCAGTGTTATACTGTTTGATATTTTTGGATTTAAGGTCCAAGATCTTGAGCTCAAAAATATCTTTAGAGCCATAATGGGTGTATACCTCGCACTAGGAGTTTACTGGCTTTATGGTGTTGTAAAGCCTATGCACTGGGAGCGCGCTACTTTATTTAATGTATTATTTATGGGAGGTCTTACTGCTGGCAGGCTTATAAGCACTTTGCTAGACGGCTGGTCTCCACAATATGGATTAGGTATGATAGGAGAAGCCATACTCACCGTTTGGGGTTTGTGGAATCTCAATTATTATACACAAAAAAACCTACGATCTAGATCGTAG
- the cmk gene encoding (d)CMP kinase: MKITIAIDGYSSTGKSTVAKQLADWLEYIYVDTGAMYRAVTLYAMRKGLISDGFFDKESLIKKLEDINISFTRDTTSGKAEVCLNGENVEQYIRTLEVSSFVSPIATVSEVRAKLVEQQQRMGEEKGIVMDGRDIGTVVFPTAELKIFMIASAEERAKRRYNELVERGDDVNFDAVLSNVVERDHIDTTRDDSPLVKAADAIEIDNTETNIEDQFHTILQLAKDRIAQRI, translated from the coding sequence GTGAAAATAACCATCGCCATAGACGGATATTCCTCAACCGGAAAAAGTACCGTAGCAAAACAACTAGCAGACTGGCTAGAATACATATATGTAGACACCGGCGCGATGTATCGAGCAGTAACACTTTATGCAATGCGTAAAGGTCTTATATCTGATGGTTTTTTTGATAAAGAATCTCTCATTAAAAAACTCGAAGACATAAACATATCTTTTACCAGAGACACCACCTCTGGAAAAGCAGAAGTCTGTCTCAATGGAGAAAATGTAGAGCAATACATAAGAACACTAGAGGTATCTTCTTTTGTAAGTCCTATAGCCACCGTATCAGAAGTGCGTGCAAAGCTAGTAGAGCAGCAGCAACGTATGGGTGAAGAAAAAGGTATCGTGATGGACGGCCGTGATATAGGCACCGTCGTATTTCCTACCGCAGAGCTTAAGATATTTATGATCGCCAGTGCAGAAGAGCGTGCAAAAAGACGTTACAATGAGCTTGTAGAGCGCGGTGATGATGTAAATTTTGACGCTGTACTATCTAACGTAGTAGAGCGTGATCACATAGATACCACTAGAGATGACTCTCCACTAGTAAAAGCAGCAGATGCTATTGAGATTGATAATACAGAAACTAATATAGAAGACCAGTTTCATACCATTTTACAACTCGCAAAAGATCGCATTGCACAACGTATATAA
- the porQ gene encoding type IX secretion system protein PorQ, translated as MMRKVCYILLFLTSVSAYGQLGGRATYQFLNLMSSPRQAALGGKIITNYDYDPDSALYNPANINYRMDNQLSVNYVNYLADINYGTASYAYLWDRRTQVLHAGITYVNYGSFDGRDENGNATGEFGGSEAALSLGYAINIPYTDFYVGANVKLITSTLAEYTSAGGAIDLGLTYNYEDWDLNAAVVVRNIGTQFTPYVDTIEKLPLEIDAGISQIVPNVPIRWHLTLENLQLWNIAFENEARGTTDLDGNTTAEKIGVLDNVIRHTIVGVELFPRGGFNLRLGYNFRRSEELRIINQRSFAGISAGFGIKINKMRFNYAYARYNSAAASSFFGIGIDLQ; from the coding sequence ATGATGAGAAAAGTTTGTTACATACTCTTATTTCTAACTTCAGTATCTGCTTACGGGCAGTTAGGAGGGAGAGCAACATACCAGTTTCTCAATTTAATGTCATCACCTAGGCAAGCAGCTCTGGGCGGAAAAATAATCACAAACTATGATTATGATCCAGACTCTGCCCTTTACAACCCTGCAAATATTAATTACAGAATGGATAACCAGCTCTCTGTAAACTATGTAAACTACCTTGCAGATATAAACTATGGTACCGCCTCATATGCTTATTTATGGGACAGACGCACACAAGTACTTCACGCCGGCATAACGTATGTAAACTACGGGAGCTTTGACGGGCGGGACGAAAACGGAAATGCAACAGGAGAATTTGGTGGTAGTGAGGCAGCGCTCTCGCTAGGCTATGCGATTAATATTCCTTACACAGACTTTTATGTAGGAGCAAATGTAAAACTCATCACTTCCACACTGGCCGAGTATACCTCTGCCGGCGGAGCGATAGACCTGGGTCTAACTTATAATTATGAAGACTGGGATCTTAACGCAGCCGTAGTAGTGCGCAATATAGGCACGCAGTTTACACCCTATGTAGATACCATAGAGAAGTTGCCACTAGAGATAGATGCTGGTATCTCCCAGATAGTGCCTAATGTACCCATACGCTGGCACCTTACCCTTGAAAACTTACAACTCTGGAACATAGCTTTTGAGAATGAAGCCCGTGGCACCACAGATCTAGACGGAAACACAACTGCCGAGAAAATAGGTGTTCTAGATAACGTTATACGCCACACCATTGTGGGTGTAGAGCTCTTTCCACGAGGAGGCTTTAACCTGCGACTAGGTTATAACTTTAGACGTAGTGAGGAGTTGCGCATTATAAACCAGCGCAGCTTTGCAGGGATAAGCGCCGGTTTTGGTATTAAGATTAATAAGATGCGATTTAACTATGCTTACGCACGTTACAATAGTGCTGCCGCTAGTAGCTTTTTTGGCATAGGTATAGATTTGCAGTAA
- a CDS encoding T9SS type A sorting domain-containing protein has product MARYLHLKTFHLFVLCFISCSGIVLAQNNAWINEFHYDNNGADTNESVEIIIENPGTLSDYAVVRYNGNGGVTYGTTSLDEFTAGQTSGSFTVYSFVFPSNGLQNGPDGFALTYEGTLVSGQFLSYEGAFTATNGPANGITSTDVGVAESGSTLATESLQLTGTGSVYNNFAWSGPSQASLGNLNAGQAIGAGANIAPEITNIVASPEDATSTDVVTVNATITDAQDNIDSANLSWGLQDGGPYPNTIGLNNTTGTTYETSTAIPAQMDGTTVYYTLSATDDNAMPETAVSMQLTYTVNDMTQVGFQLNDTNFNYTINFDTSLTGINEGGFTGDGLSPAPSSGQLDSNTWLIEGLSDGDSSFGDTNTSSDFTGTANFGAAGSGINSYTIAPEDYALGFQPAGSDLTPGIIAFRFQNNTGEVITNLQVAYDLYVYNDEPRSNSVTLVHGTETDLTNSSLSTPGEVYLNSPEVDDLSPSALKSVLTYDINTNAAGDATLNIAPGETYIIAWQTDDVSGGGSRDEFAIDNIQFKANATTPGFSFIGGPVENLILGTNYTILNETDLFNELRVVAGTLQTNNNLTLRSTADQQAYTGAFTNGATVVGDVTVEKYIPGERAFRILSSPVHTSSTIQANWQEGATSATQDPNPGYGIHITGSETGANGFDASPSGNASAFTLNNATQAFEPIPNTNIDVLEAGKPFLILIRGSRAIDVTDNEAMADDTVLRTTGTLELDAVTQSFTTTAATQDASGGDGTFFLFGNPFARTVDMNAVFNGDATNGAQQNLNPNFYYIFDPQINGDNGRGGYVTIDLSNGSNNTTGVSAANGSLQAYQGGFAQIVDNTPGTLTSITFGENAEGPTGESQTNTFYSNTIPAIIAGKLSRVESGISIFSDGFKVTASSDYTSQVDLYDAQKLANLDENIAIAVDDHLLAIEKRDAFTENTVVQLHIDNYRFANYELELTLDNVEIPSYLHDRYLDTVSLLESGENHIAFTISDNEQSSAADRFAIIFNSEPLATETYPTNELLIAPNPFNDNGFTIRIPDATTTTATVQIVNVLGQIAYQAQETLINNEITISKVDALPTGIYYVKVKSGTMTAARKLIKN; this is encoded by the coding sequence ATGGCAAGATATTTACACTTAAAAACATTTCATCTATTTGTACTGTGCTTTATTAGTTGTTCTGGAATCGTGCTAGCGCAAAACAATGCCTGGATAAACGAGTTTCATTACGATAACAATGGAGCTGACACCAATGAAAGTGTTGAAATAATTATTGAAAATCCTGGAACACTTTCAGATTATGCTGTTGTACGCTACAACGGAAATGGTGGTGTGACCTATGGTACTACATCGCTTGATGAATTTACTGCAGGACAAACTTCAGGCTCATTTACAGTTTACAGTTTTGTATTTCCATCAAATGGATTACAAAACGGACCAGATGGCTTCGCACTCACTTATGAAGGCACACTTGTTTCTGGACAATTTTTAAGTTATGAAGGAGCATTTACAGCTACAAATGGACCCGCAAATGGTATAACCTCCACAGATGTTGGGGTTGCCGAAAGTGGCTCTACACTGGCTACCGAATCTCTTCAACTTACAGGCACAGGAAGCGTTTACAACAACTTTGCTTGGAGTGGCCCATCTCAGGCTAGTCTAGGCAATTTAAATGCTGGACAAGCCATAGGAGCTGGTGCAAATATTGCGCCTGAAATTACAAACATCGTTGCATCACCAGAGGATGCAACCTCAACAGATGTTGTGACCGTGAACGCAACCATTACAGACGCTCAAGATAATATAGATAGTGCAAACTTATCGTGGGGTTTACAAGACGGTGGTCCCTATCCTAATACAATAGGATTAAACAACACTACTGGCACAACTTATGAAACAAGTACAGCAATCCCAGCACAAATGGATGGAACAACTGTTTATTATACCCTAAGCGCTACAGATGATAATGCAATGCCAGAAACAGCTGTGAGTATGCAACTTACATACACCGTAAATGATATGACCCAAGTAGGGTTTCAATTGAATGATACAAATTTTAATTATACTATAAATTTTGACACAAGTCTAACGGGTATAAATGAAGGTGGTTTTACGGGTGATGGGTTATCACCAGCACCGTCTTCAGGACAATTAGACTCAAATACTTGGCTCATAGAAGGATTAAGCGACGGAGACTCTAGTTTTGGCGATACAAATACCTCATCAGACTTTACAGGTACTGCAAACTTTGGGGCTGCAGGTAGTGGTATAAATTCTTATACTATTGCTCCAGAAGATTATGCACTCGGTTTTCAACCTGCTGGATCTGACCTTACACCGGGTATCATCGCTTTTAGATTTCAAAATAATACAGGTGAGGTTATAACTAATCTACAAGTGGCATATGATTTATATGTCTATAATGACGAACCTAGATCTAATAGTGTCACACTTGTACACGGTACTGAAACAGATCTCACAAACTCAAGTTTAAGCACTCCAGGCGAGGTATACCTTAACAGTCCTGAGGTAGATGACCTTTCTCCAAGCGCTCTAAAATCTGTACTTACCTACGATATAAATACGAATGCTGCTGGTGATGCAACCTTAAATATAGCACCTGGTGAGACGTACATCATAGCTTGGCAAACTGATGATGTCTCTGGAGGTGGTAGTAGAGATGAGTTTGCAATAGATAATATACAATTCAAGGCAAACGCAACAACTCCCGGTTTCAGTTTTATAGGGGGACCTGTAGAAAATTTAATTCTAGGTACCAATTATACAATTCTTAATGAAACAGATCTCTTTAATGAATTACGTGTTGTAGCGGGTACATTACAAACTAACAATAACTTAACGCTACGAAGTACTGCAGATCAACAAGCTTATACTGGTGCATTTACAAATGGGGCGACAGTAGTAGGAGATGTTACAGTAGAAAAATATATCCCTGGTGAACGTGCTTTTAGAATACTATCTAGCCCAGTACACACGAGTTCTACCATACAGGCAAACTGGCAAGAGGGTGCCACCAGCGCAACTCAAGACCCAAATCCAGGTTACGGTATACATATAACTGGTAGTGAAACTGGTGCAAACGGTTTTGACGCATCACCTTCTGGTAATGCTTCTGCTTTTACTCTTAATAACGCAACTCAAGCCTTTGAACCTATACCAAATACCAATATAGATGTGCTCGAAGCTGGTAAACCTTTTCTTATATTAATACGTGGTAGTAGAGCAATAGACGTTACAGATAATGAAGCTATGGCAGACGATACGGTACTTAGAACTACCGGAACACTAGAACTCGACGCTGTTACACAATCTTTTACAACTACAGCGGCAACGCAAGATGCTTCTGGAGGTGACGGTACATTTTTCCTTTTTGGCAATCCTTTTGCGAGAACTGTAGATATGAATGCTGTTTTTAATGGAGATGCTACTAATGGTGCACAACAAAACCTTAACCCTAATTTTTACTACATATTTGATCCTCAAATAAACGGCGATAATGGGCGCGGTGGTTATGTAACTATAGATTTATCTAACGGAAGTAATAATACAACTGGAGTATCTGCTGCAAATGGTTCACTACAAGCATACCAAGGTGGCTTTGCTCAAATAGTAGATAATACACCTGGCACACTTACGAGTATCACCTTTGGAGAAAATGCCGAAGGGCCAACCGGTGAATCTCAGACAAACACCTTCTATTCAAACACGATACCGGCTATCATAGCAGGTAAGCTCTCACGTGTAGAAAGTGGCATATCAATATTTTCTGATGGATTTAAAGTTACAGCTAGTAGTGACTACACATCTCAGGTAGATTTATATGATGCGCAAAAACTAGCAAACCTAGATGAAAATATTGCCATAGCAGTAGATGATCATTTGCTCGCCATAGAAAAACGAGACGCGTTTACCGAAAACACTGTGGTGCAATTACACATAGATAATTATAGGTTTGCCAATTATGAGCTAGAGCTTACTCTAGATAATGTAGAGATTCCGTCATATCTGCACGACAGATATTTAGACACCGTATCACTACTAGAAAGTGGTGAAAACCATATAGCCTTTACAATATCTGACAATGAGCAGAGCAGTGCTGCAGATCGTTTTGCTATTATTTTTAATAGTGAACCTCTAGCAACTGAGACATACCCAACAAATGAATTATTAATAGCTCCAAATCCGTTTAATGATAATGGATTTACAATACGCATCCCAGATGCTACAACTACAACTGCGACAGTGCAAATAGTAAATGTGCTAGGTCAAATTGCATATCAAGCTCAAGAGACACTTATAAATAATGAGATTACTATCTCAAAAGTAGATGCACTCCCTACTGGAATTTACTATGTAAAAGTAAAAAGTGGAACAATGACCGCAGCACGTAAACTGATTAAAAACTAA